One part of the Marinobacter sp. M3C genome encodes these proteins:
- a CDS encoding DcaP family trimeric outer membrane transporter has translation MSKNAAKKIAILSLGTATLLVTSGVQAINFKVDQTDVNVYGYAKLDVIYDVDADLTNTVNRGKIRLDDTPGVDGHTTMHAFQSRLGLTTTTAFGDDVLKANVEGDFYGDGGFADGGGGFRLRHAYGVWKGVLAGQTWSNFGNTISLFPTVDFNGPLAKGGGRQAQVRYTTGKFSFSAEDPKQGGSINSDSTTQYRLPDITARYQNTDGPVQFAVAGVARFLEYDAEGATVSNPAFTDDSAMGWGVTLEAKTQLTDAVTLRGSITHGDGIGGYLYISPSSAPGYVDSAGDLETIEATGGGASVSVAVGPGAINLGYGVAIVDLDDAYRNGDVAATANERFSSTFVNYIWSPVDRITYGLEAGYHTREQVNGKDGSAVRLQAMLMYGF, from the coding sequence ATGAGCAAAAATGCTGCAAAAAAAATCGCTATTTTATCTTTAGGTACTGCAACTCTGCTGGTGACATCTGGAGTTCAGGCGATAAACTTTAAAGTCGACCAGACCGATGTAAACGTCTATGGCTATGCTAAGCTGGACGTTATTTACGATGTTGACGCGGACCTTACTAATACAGTTAATCGTGGAAAAATCAGACTGGATGATACGCCCGGTGTTGATGGGCATACCACTATGCATGCCTTTCAAAGCCGCTTAGGACTCACAACAACGACTGCGTTTGGCGACGATGTGTTGAAAGCCAACGTTGAAGGCGACTTTTACGGTGACGGCGGCTTCGCTGACGGCGGCGGTGGGTTCCGGCTGCGTCACGCCTATGGTGTATGGAAAGGTGTTCTAGCGGGCCAGACTTGGAGTAACTTCGGGAACACGATTAGCCTATTCCCTACGGTCGACTTTAACGGCCCATTGGCCAAGGGCGGCGGGCGGCAAGCGCAAGTGCGTTATACCACTGGGAAATTCTCCTTCTCTGCAGAAGATCCCAAGCAAGGTGGATCGATAAATTCTGACTCCACTACCCAGTATCGACTGCCCGACATAACAGCTCGTTATCAAAATACTGACGGCCCGGTTCAATTTGCGGTCGCTGGCGTTGCCCGTTTCTTAGAATATGATGCTGAGGGCGCGACTGTTTCAAACCCAGCTTTTACTGACGACTCTGCCATGGGCTGGGGCGTAACGCTTGAAGCTAAAACGCAACTGACCGATGCGGTTACGCTGCGCGGCTCGATTACCCACGGTGATGGTATTGGTGGGTACTTGTATATCAGCCCGTCATCAGCTCCGGGGTACGTCGATTCTGCAGGTGATCTTGAAACGATCGAAGCAACGGGTGGTGGTGCAAGTGTTAGCGTAGCCGTAGGTCCTGGTGCAATTAACCTAGGCTACGGTGTGGCCATCGTAGATCTGGATGATGCGTATCGGAATGGCGACGTTGCTGCTACAGCAAACGAGCGTTTCAGCAGCACCTTTGTTAACTACATCTGGTCGCCAGTTGATCGAATCACTTACGGTCTTGAAGCGGGCTACCACACTCGTGAACAGGTTAATGGTAAGGATGGCAGTGCCGTTCGACTCCAGGCCATGTTGATGTACGGCTTTTAA
- a CDS encoding MFS transporter has protein sequence MIKPIGSDSSRQLTINLVTICFSLASTFVAQTMLLIAVPLSAFELGASPFVIGLILSVPYLLPLILAIPFSGIITRVGGKIVIITGGFGMILGPAVVLALPGFSGLILVQVIVSIAHMAMILAGQSIVSSLGKGKQLEKYFGWYTTCLSAGQLVGPILAGWIIDTSGIPMSFLVIIVVSFFATLSGFFLTGSAAIGNRVKRPLFELQAQVHLLKENVGVKVSIALTVSVVFALSAYGTFLPIYLKSLAVSATMIGTLVSLRALFSMLVRPFMPLVIRWVGGRSMAIVCSPVLVALGFMLTGTTDSFLLLALLAVLIGFGSGVSQPLSMVVLVESVNENQRSGALAVRLMANRGVQFLAPLILGALAEVMPFSLAFLFGGVFIFIFVGLIVYMMRSFRDEHLDE, from the coding sequence ATGATTAAGCCGATCGGCTCAGACAGCTCACGTCAATTAACAATCAACTTGGTTACTATTTGTTTTAGTTTGGCCAGTACGTTCGTGGCTCAAACCATGCTTTTGATCGCCGTTCCCCTATCTGCTTTTGAGCTTGGCGCTAGCCCGTTTGTTATTGGGTTAATCCTCTCTGTGCCCTACTTACTGCCGTTGATATTGGCCATTCCTTTTAGTGGAATAATTACCCGCGTAGGAGGAAAAATAGTAATAATAACAGGTGGTTTCGGGATGATTCTGGGGCCGGCAGTTGTTCTTGCCCTACCCGGATTCTCTGGCTTAATCCTTGTGCAGGTTATTGTAAGCATTGCCCATATGGCCATGATTCTGGCTGGTCAGTCCATTGTTTCCAGTTTAGGCAAGGGCAAACAACTGGAAAAATACTTTGGCTGGTACACCACTTGTCTTTCAGCCGGGCAGCTTGTCGGCCCAATACTTGCTGGTTGGATAATTGACACCAGCGGCATACCAATGTCTTTTCTCGTCATAATTGTTGTTTCATTTTTTGCTACGTTGAGTGGTTTTTTCCTGACTGGAAGCGCTGCCATTGGTAATCGAGTGAAGCGCCCTTTATTTGAACTTCAGGCCCAGGTACATCTTTTAAAAGAAAATGTCGGGGTGAAAGTTTCTATAGCATTGACTGTTTCTGTGGTGTTCGCATTAAGCGCTTATGGAACATTCCTGCCAATTTATCTTAAAAGCCTGGCCGTGTCGGCGACCATGATCGGAACTCTGGTAAGTTTAAGGGCGCTCTTTTCAATGCTGGTGCGGCCATTTATGCCGTTGGTGATCAGGTGGGTTGGGGGGCGATCTATGGCCATAGTCTGCTCCCCTGTTTTAGTTGCTTTAGGTTTTATGCTGACGGGCACAACAGATAGTTTCTTGCTCCTTGCGCTGCTGGCCGTTCTGATCGGGTTTGGCTCCGGGGTATCACAGCCCCTGTCGATGGTTGTTTTAGTAGAGAGCGTAAACGAAAATCAGCGCTCTGGAGCTTTGGCGGTGCGCTTAATGGCGAATCGTGGCGTTCAGTTCCTGGCACCTTTGATTCTTGGCGCCCTGGCGGAAGTGATGCCCTTCAGTCTTGCATTTTTGTTCGGTGGCGTATTTATATTCATTTTCGTTGGGCTGATTGTGTATATGATGCGATCTTTTAGAGATGAGCATCTAGATGAATAA
- a CDS encoding AAA family ATPase, translated as MQYYGLTQALSQAGYHETEHHQQLIKDIRGAIMQGRLIAVCGVVGSGKTVTLRRLQQILKEENRVTVAKSISVEKHSIKLATLITALYYDLAQDKLIQIPKQNERRDRELQELLKKGKRPVALFIDEAHDLNGHTLIGLKRLMELAEDVGGRLSVILAGHPKLRNDLRRPTMEEIGYRTDIFTLDGIAGSQRDYIHWLLGASTDNKAEPEAILTADAIDILATKLRTPLQVQLHLTLALEAGYQTGEKPVTAELVETVMSRQLDDLEPTLARHGYRLKDMVEQFDAKASEIRSLFSNQLEPKRTAEIRERMLAAGLPI; from the coding sequence ATGCAGTATTACGGACTGACGCAAGCGCTCAGCCAGGCCGGCTACCATGAAACCGAGCATCACCAGCAGCTCATCAAGGACATCAGGGGCGCCATCATGCAAGGGCGGCTGATCGCGGTCTGCGGCGTCGTGGGCAGCGGCAAGACGGTCACCTTGCGCCGCCTGCAGCAGATCCTGAAGGAGGAAAACCGGGTGACCGTCGCCAAATCGATTTCGGTGGAAAAGCACAGCATCAAGCTCGCCACCCTGATTACGGCGCTCTACTACGACTTGGCACAGGACAAGCTGATTCAGATTCCCAAGCAAAATGAGCGGCGTGACCGGGAGTTGCAAGAGCTGCTGAAAAAGGGCAAGCGCCCGGTGGCACTGTTCATCGACGAAGCGCACGACCTGAACGGACACACGCTGATCGGCTTGAAACGCTTGATGGAACTGGCGGAAGATGTCGGCGGCCGGCTGTCGGTGATCCTGGCCGGCCATCCCAAATTGCGCAACGACCTGCGCCGGCCGACGATGGAAGAAATCGGCTACCGCACCGACATCTTCACGCTCGATGGCATCGCCGGCAGTCAACGCGACTACATCCATTGGCTGCTTGGCGCCAGCACCGACAACAAGGCCGAGCCGGAGGCGATCCTGACAGCCGATGCGATCGACATACTGGCCACCAAGCTGCGCACGCCGCTGCAGGTCCAGCTGCATCTGACATTGGCGCTGGAAGCGGGCTACCAGACCGGCGAGAAACCGGTCACGGCGGAATTGGTGGAAACGGTCATGTCGCGCCAACTCGACGATCTGGAGCCGACGCTGGCGCGCCACGGCTATCGGCTCAAGGATATGGTCGAGCAGTTCGACGCCAAAGCATCCGAGATCCGATCGCTGTTCAGCAATCAGCTTGAACCGAAGCGCACGGCGGAAATCCGCGAGCGCATGCTGGCTGCTGGCTTGCCGATATAG